In Pseudomonas sp. MM213, a genomic segment contains:
- a CDS encoding RHS repeat domain-containing protein: protein MSNTAFSLDTSTPSIMAVDPRGLAVRKVAYCRKVAGGKAESRVTHQRYNNIAQLVASWDPRISKQAETEPDLKANITTIYSLNSIVVMTDSADAGWLLALANEADTVYSTWDTRKSYRYTQYDILMRPTSVSEQGAETAPKTVERFVYGEGTAQSAENNYCGRIVRHDDTAGSKRIIGYTLNGKPLGESRRFLKDLRIPSWPVELPLRDEQLQEEEYTSNFLYAPTSDLLVQVDALGNRQRHQYNVAGQLTQTYLKLFELHEKAVLSNVCYNASGQVKCETAGNGVISSAHYRPEDGRLISLLSKHPANEVIQNLTYDHDPVGNIIRIADAALTTRHFKNQCITPISTYCYDTLYQLIEARGRESCTPTNGPELPIYQSLPLDPSQMANYVQTYDYDDGGNLMKLVHVGAQQYCRQMTTATNSNRSLPLSDDGYIADFANSFDPNGNLKRLQPGPEMIWNLRNQLHEFTLVHRPNGANDSEWYSYDGGGQRVRKVRTTQAKNVTHIAEVLYLPGVEVRNNTDGNEALHVISVHAGRSTLRVLHWISAPPKDVENDQIRYGLYDQVGSNTLELDERARPLNREGYYPFGGTAWCATRSETEGKYKTIRYSGKERDSSGLYYYGARYYVSWWLRWLNPDPAGSIDGLNFYCMVRNNPITLRDAHGNFSVLDVFTAVAVATAVLLIFGKQMERFIVNSRVRDVGISAIREKDPEFSDQIENGLKRAIELSENTIAILTHGLSNEFSDIQKEILIANYGSIDHAPKLLSDTTLVHADLLDRASNLDTMIATASGSPGVLAYVSPEDPSKKINFTNSAKLISTPDSFAQLILHEQSHVSASTEDNFYLNVNPMSSISNPTITALHHTVLADTIISGKATAQNFEEPAAKKALLIATKKNNLSEAITVFNQNKEIRVNLVRPNADTFAHTVSSLGKMKNSTSNFFLSELRKHRNQ from the coding sequence ATGTCTAACACTGCTTTCAGCCTGGATACTTCAACACCAAGCATCATGGCCGTTGACCCGAGAGGCCTCGCCGTTCGTAAAGTGGCCTATTGCAGAAAAGTAGCAGGGGGCAAAGCTGAGTCACGTGTTACCCATCAGCGTTACAACAACATCGCTCAACTAGTCGCCAGCTGGGACCCTCGAATATCTAAGCAAGCGGAAACCGAACCTGACTTGAAAGCCAATATCACTACCATCTACAGCTTGAACAGCATAGTGGTGATGACCGATAGTGCTGATGCTGGCTGGCTTTTGGCACTTGCAAATGAGGCGGACACGGTTTATTCAACTTGGGACACACGAAAAAGCTATCGGTACACGCAGTACGACATCCTAATGCGCCCAACTTCAGTGAGCGAACAAGGAGCGGAGACTGCGCCAAAAACAGTGGAGCGCTTCGTTTATGGTGAAGGAACCGCTCAATCGGCCGAAAATAACTATTGCGGCCGTATCGTACGCCATGATGATACTGCCGGCAGCAAGCGAATTATCGGATACACACTGAATGGTAAGCCGCTCGGAGAGTCTCGACGTTTTCTCAAGGATCTACGAATTCCTTCCTGGCCAGTTGAGTTACCCCTTCGTGACGAGCAATTGCAGGAGGAGGAATACACCTCTAACTTTCTGTACGCGCCGACCAGCGATCTACTAGTTCAAGTCGATGCCCTAGGCAACCGCCAACGCCATCAATACAATGTGGCCGGACAGTTAACTCAAACATATCTGAAACTATTTGAACTTCACGAAAAAGCGGTACTGAGCAATGTGTGCTACAACGCATCCGGTCAAGTGAAGTGCGAAACTGCAGGCAATGGTGTGATCAGTAGCGCCCACTATCGCCCTGAAGACGGACGACTCATATCTCTCTTATCGAAACACCCCGCAAACGAAGTTATACAAAACTTAACCTACGACCATGATCCTGTGGGCAATATCATCCGCATTGCAGATGCAGCCCTAACAACACGCCACTTTAAAAACCAGTGCATTACACCTATCTCGACTTATTGCTATGACACCTTGTACCAATTGATTGAAGCTAGGGGTCGCGAGAGTTGTACGCCTACTAATGGCCCAGAACTCCCTATCTATCAATCCCTGCCGCTTGATCCAAGTCAAATGGCCAATTATGTACAAACCTATGACTACGATGATGGCGGCAACTTGATGAAACTGGTGCACGTCGGGGCGCAGCAATACTGCCGACAGATGACTACGGCGACAAATAGTAATCGCAGTCTACCCTTGAGTGATGATGGATACATTGCTGACTTCGCCAACAGCTTTGACCCTAACGGCAACCTCAAACGGCTGCAACCAGGTCCCGAAATGATATGGAACCTGCGTAATCAACTGCATGAGTTCACCTTGGTCCATCGACCGAACGGTGCCAATGACAGTGAGTGGTATAGCTATGATGGCGGTGGGCAGCGCGTGCGCAAAGTCCGAACCACTCAAGCCAAAAACGTTACCCATATTGCTGAAGTGTTGTATTTGCCTGGAGTGGAAGTACGCAACAATACAGATGGAAATGAAGCCCTACACGTGATCAGTGTACATGCAGGGCGAAGCACTTTGCGGGTTTTACATTGGATCAGCGCTCCCCCGAAGGACGTCGAGAATGATCAAATACGTTACGGACTTTACGATCAGGTGGGTTCCAACACCCTGGAACTGGATGAACGTGCGCGCCCATTGAATCGCGAAGGCTATTACCCATTTGGCGGTACAGCGTGGTGTGCGACTCGCAGTGAAACCGAGGGCAAATATAAGACCATTCGTTATTCGGGCAAGGAGCGGGACTCCAGCGGACTTTATTATTATGGCGCGCGATACTATGTATCGTGGTGGTTACGGTGGCTTAATCCAGATCCGGCTGGAAGTATTGATGGACTAAACTTCTATTGCATGGTCAGAAACAACCCCATCACCCTACGAGATGCTCATGGAAATTTCTCTGTTCTTGATGTATTTACAGCCGTCGCTGTTGCCACCGCCGTCCTTTTAATTTTTGGCAAGCAGATGGAGCGATTCATAGTAAATTCTCGGGTACGAGACGTTGGGATTTCTGCTATTCGAGAAAAAGACCCTGAATTCAGCGATCAAATAGAAAATGGCCTAAAGCGAGCAATCGAGCTTTCAGAAAATACCATAGCAATACTGACCCATGGATTAAGCAATGAATTTAGTGACATACAAAAAGAAATACTGATAGCAAATTATGGCTCTATCGACCACGCACCAAAATTGCTATCGGACACTACACTGGTACACGCTGACCTTTTAGATCGCGCATCCAACCTAGATACAATGATAGCAACAGCATCAGGATCTCCTGGCGTCTTAGCTTATGTATCCCCAGAAGACCCATCAAAGAAAATAAATTTTACAAACTCTGCGAAATTAATCAGCACACCCGACTCATTCGCCCAGCTTATCTTACATGAGCAATCCCACGTTTCAGCTAGCACAGAAGACAACTTCTATTTGAACGTCAATCCAATGTCCTCAATCAGCAACCCAACAATTACCGCACTCCACCACACTGTGTTAGCCGATACTATTATTTCGGGGAAAGCAACAGCACAAAACTTTGAAGAACCCGCAGCTAAAAAAGCTTTATTAATAGCAACCAAAAAAAATAATCTATCCGAGGCAATTACTGTATTTAATCAGAACAAAGAAATACGTGTAAATCTAGTACGCCCCAATGCAGACACATTCGCCCACACTGTTTCATCGCTTGGAAAAATGAAGAACTCCACATCCAACTTCTTCTTGTCTGAACTGAGGAAACACCGAAATCAATGA
- a CDS encoding phosphate-starvation-inducible protein PsiE, whose protein sequence is MKINWAENLRQNVHQLAESLGNLFVETFHYLALFAIGAVTAWAAVMEFLGMIEAGHIKIDDILLLFIYLELGAMVGIYFKTNHMPVRFLIYVAITALTRLLISNVSHHNPPDLGIIYLCGGILLLAFAILVVRYASSQFPSVKIEHPQRKTGAGSGEHPEVEKGEI, encoded by the coding sequence GTGAAAATCAACTGGGCCGAGAACCTGCGGCAGAACGTGCACCAACTGGCCGAATCCCTGGGCAATCTGTTCGTCGAGACCTTCCACTACCTGGCGTTGTTCGCCATCGGTGCGGTGACCGCTTGGGCGGCGGTGATGGAGTTTCTGGGGATGATCGAAGCGGGGCACATCAAGATCGACGACATCTTGCTGCTGTTCATCTACCTCGAACTGGGCGCGATGGTCGGGATTTACTTCAAGACCAATCACATGCCGGTGCGTTTCCTGATCTACGTGGCGATCACCGCGCTGACGCGTTTGTTGATCTCCAACGTCTCGCACCACAATCCGCCGGACCTGGGCATCATTTACCTGTGCGGCGGGATTCTGCTGCTGGCGTTTGCGATTCTGGTGGTGCGTTACGCCTCGTCGCAATTCCCTTCGGTGAAGATCGAACACCCGCAACGCAAGACCGGTGCGGGTTCCGGTGAGCATCCCGAAGTGGAGAAGGGCGAGATTTAA
- a CDS encoding DUF3509 domain-containing protein, giving the protein MDNPFQLITDAFAPDYQINLSIQGLDGSIMLTLSNSGRVVAKRMISAEQRNDPKRLKRLVQSIQFGIAIEQGHSAMTILEAMTDSDNRTPPPPSTKAHPRPAMRF; this is encoded by the coding sequence ATGGACAACCCTTTTCAGCTCATTACCGATGCCTTTGCACCGGATTACCAGATCAACCTGAGCATTCAGGGGCTGGACGGCAGCATCATGCTGACCCTCTCCAACAGCGGCCGCGTCGTGGCCAAGCGAATGATCAGCGCCGAACAACGCAATGACCCCAAGCGCCTCAAACGCCTGGTGCAAAGTATTCAATTCGGCATCGCCATCGAGCAGGGTCACAGCGCAATGACCATCCTCGAAGCCATGACCGACAGCGACAATCGCACCCCGCCGCCGCCATCGACCAAAGCCCACCCGCGCCCCGCCATGCGGTTTTAA
- a CDS encoding HAAAP family serine/threonine permease: MTDVRTPAADNPAVDLTRNTETAHKGWSKHDTTWMLGLYGTAIGAGTLFLPINAGVGGFWPLLILAVLAFPMTFFAHRGLTRFVLSGRSGDITEVVEEHFGIGAGKLITLLYFFAIFPILLVYSVALTNTLSSFMEHQLHIAPPPRAVLSLGLILGLMAIVRCGQGVIVKCMSVLVYPFVAALLLLGISLIPNWNGAFFATAGEGMPMPLFFKTLWLAIPVMVFSFNHSPIISAFAVDQKQRYGEQAERKSSGILAIAHGMMVVTVMFFCFSCVLALSPADLAAAKAQNISILSYLANHFQTPVIAYAAPLIALVAITKSFLGHYIGASEGFQGLIVKSLRGRGRVMSASWLNRITALFMILSCWAVATFNPSILGMIETLGGPIIACLLFLMPMYAIRRVPALRQYSGQASNVFVVLIGLIALSAIIYSFMP; encoded by the coding sequence ATGACCGATGTACGTACACCTGCTGCCGATAATCCTGCTGTAGACCTGACACGCAATACAGAAACAGCCCACAAGGGCTGGAGCAAACACGACACCACCTGGATGCTGGGCCTCTACGGCACGGCGATTGGCGCCGGCACGCTGTTCCTGCCGATCAACGCTGGCGTGGGTGGCTTCTGGCCGCTGCTGATCCTGGCGGTGCTGGCGTTTCCAATGACCTTCTTCGCCCACCGGGGCCTGACTCGCTTCGTGCTGTCGGGACGCTCCGGGGACATCACCGAAGTGGTGGAAGAACACTTCGGCATCGGTGCCGGCAAGCTGATCACGCTGCTGTATTTTTTCGCGATTTTCCCGATTCTGCTGGTGTACAGCGTGGCGCTGACCAACACCCTCAGCAGTTTCATGGAGCACCAGTTGCACATCGCCCCGCCACCTCGGGCGGTGCTGTCGCTGGGGCTGATCCTTGGCTTGATGGCGATTGTCCGCTGCGGCCAGGGCGTCATCGTCAAATGCATGAGCGTGCTGGTTTACCCGTTCGTCGCGGCGTTGCTGCTGCTCGGTATCAGTCTGATTCCGAACTGGAACGGTGCGTTCTTCGCCACCGCCGGTGAAGGCATGCCGATGCCACTGTTCTTCAAAACGCTGTGGCTGGCGATCCCGGTGATGGTGTTTTCGTTCAACCATTCGCCGATCATCTCCGCCTTCGCAGTCGATCAGAAGCAGCGGTACGGCGAGCAAGCCGAGCGCAAGAGCAGCGGCATCCTCGCCATTGCCCACGGGATGATGGTGGTGACCGTGATGTTCTTCTGTTTCAGCTGCGTGCTGGCCCTGTCCCCGGCTGATCTGGCCGCGGCGAAGGCACAGAACATCTCGATCCTGTCGTACCTGGCCAACCACTTCCAGACCCCGGTCATTGCCTACGCCGCGCCGCTGATTGCGCTGGTGGCGATCACCAAATCCTTCCTCGGCCATTACATCGGCGCCAGCGAAGGCTTTCAGGGCCTGATCGTGAAAAGCCTGCGTGGCCGTGGCCGGGTGATGTCGGCGAGCTGGCTGAACCGCATCACTGCGCTGTTCATGATCCTCAGCTGCTGGGCCGTGGCCACTTTCAACCCGAGCATCCTCGGCATGATCGAAACCCTCGGCGGGCCGATCATTGCGTGCCTGTTGTTCCTGATGCCGATGTACGCCATCCGTCGCGTGCCGGCTTTGCGCCAGTATTCGGGCCAGGCGTCGAACGTGTTCGTGGTGTTGATCGGTCTGATTGCACTGTCTGCGATCATCTACTCATTCATGCCCTGA
- a CDS encoding L-serine ammonia-lyase, which yields MAISVFDLFKVGIGPSSSHTVGPMRAAATFAQALIDQHLLDAVRRVEIRLYGSLSATGVGHATDRACVMGLMGEWPDSIDPTSIDSRIKTLLDTGELSLAGKTTIAFNWQRDLLLLDESLPYHPNAMSLTAFGDTGELSEQTYYSIGGGFIIEAAEAESGIAPTSDVVLPYDFSSAAELLKLCNQHGLRVSELMMANERAWRSEAEIRQGLLHIWSVMRECVEQGLRHEGILPGGLNVPRRAAKLHRSLLEIGKPNVITSTLSAMEWVNLFALAVNEENAAGGRMVTAPTNGAAGIIPAVLHYYMKFNPDASDDDVVAFFLGAAAVGILCKKNASISGAEVGCQGEVGSACAMAAAGLADVLGATPEQLENAAEIGLEHNLGLTCDPVGGLVQVPCIERNAIAAVKAINATQMALRGDGKHFISLDRVIRTMRDTGADMHDKYKETSRGGLAVSWVEC from the coding sequence ATGGCTATCAGTGTTTTTGATCTTTTCAAAGTCGGCATCGGTCCGTCCAGTTCTCACACCGTCGGCCCGATGCGCGCCGCCGCGACCTTTGCCCAGGCACTGATTGACCAGCATTTGCTGGACGCCGTACGCCGAGTGGAAATCCGCCTGTACGGCTCCCTTTCCGCCACCGGCGTCGGCCACGCCACCGACCGTGCCTGCGTCATGGGCCTGATGGGCGAATGGCCAGACAGCATCGACCCGACCAGCATCGACAGCCGCATCAAAACACTGCTCGATACCGGCGAACTGAGTCTGGCCGGTAAAACCACCATCGCCTTCAACTGGCAACGCGATCTCCTGCTGCTCGACGAGAGCCTGCCCTACCACCCCAACGCCATGTCGCTGACAGCTTTCGGCGACACCGGTGAGCTGTCGGAGCAAACGTACTACTCGATCGGCGGCGGTTTCATCATCGAAGCCGCCGAAGCCGAGTCCGGCATCGCGCCGACCAGCGACGTGGTGCTGCCGTATGATTTTTCCAGCGCCGCCGAATTGCTCAAGCTCTGCAATCAGCATGGCCTGCGGGTTTCCGAGTTGATGATGGCCAACGAACGGGCCTGGCGCAGCGAAGCCGAAATCCGTCAGGGCTTGCTGCACATCTGGTCGGTGATGCGCGAGTGCGTCGAGCAGGGTTTACGCCACGAAGGCATCCTGCCCGGCGGTCTGAATGTTCCGCGCCGCGCAGCGAAATTGCACCGCAGCCTGTTGGAAATCGGCAAGCCGAATGTCATCACTTCGACACTGTCTGCGATGGAATGGGTGAACCTGTTTGCCCTCGCCGTGAACGAAGAAAACGCCGCCGGCGGACGGATGGTCACCGCGCCTACCAACGGCGCGGCCGGGATCATTCCCGCCGTCCTGCACTACTACATGAAATTCAACCCGGACGCGTCGGACGATGACGTCGTTGCGTTCTTTTTGGGCGCCGCGGCCGTAGGCATTCTCTGTAAGAAAAACGCCTCGATCTCCGGCGCCGAAGTCGGCTGCCAGGGCGAAGTCGGTTCGGCGTGCGCCATGGCTGCCGCCGGTCTGGCCGACGTACTGGGCGCCACGCCCGAGCAACTGGAAAACGCCGCCGAAATCGGCCTGGAACACAACCTGGGCCTGACCTGCGACCCGGTCGGCGGCCTGGTGCAAGTGCCGTGTATCGAGCGCAACGCCATCGCGGCCGTGAAGGCGATCAACGCCACGCAAATGGCCCTGCGCGGCGACGGCAAACACTTCATTTCCCTGGACCGGGTGATCCGCACCATGCGCGATACCGGCGCCGACATGCACGACAAATACAAAGAGACTTCACGGGGCGGCCTGGCTGTCAGCTGGGTGGAGTGCTGA
- a CDS encoding LysR substrate-binding domain-containing protein, whose translation MSRQLHAQTYVWLHVFSCAARHLSFTRCAEELHITPGAVSQQIRQLEERLGFRLFHRRARGVELSAQGQRLAITVNEAYGSIDAELRRLDAGMISGILRVRSIPSFLSKWLTPRLPRLQQRFPDIQLRLVAEDSSVPLHEGDFDLAIDLNDGSYPGLLSTTLLDEQIFPVCAPSLLRGRPPLHGPADLSHFPLLHDITAWRGSYEYAEWEFYLNAIGFEGADVRRGHTFNRNHLTIEAAIAGMGVAIARRTLLNDELERGTLIVPFGLAVPNHKRYVLLYAPGALSHPGVRAVHDWLVEEAGVFRSLHPLAERQM comes from the coding sequence ATGAGTCGCCAATTGCACGCCCAGACTTACGTCTGGCTGCACGTGTTTTCCTGTGCCGCACGGCACTTGTCCTTCACCCGTTGCGCCGAAGAACTGCACATCACGCCGGGGGCGGTCAGTCAGCAAATCCGACAACTGGAAGAACGGCTGGGGTTTCGACTGTTCCACCGGCGTGCCCGGGGCGTGGAGTTGAGCGCGCAAGGCCAGCGACTGGCCATTACGGTCAACGAGGCTTACGGCAGCATCGACGCGGAATTGCGACGACTGGACGCGGGAATGATCAGCGGGATTTTGCGGGTACGGTCGATTCCATCGTTCCTGAGCAAATGGCTGACCCCGCGTCTGCCGCGCTTGCAGCAGCGTTTTCCGGACATTCAGTTACGCCTGGTGGCCGAGGACAGCAGCGTGCCGTTGCACGAGGGCGACTTTGACCTGGCCATCGACCTGAACGATGGCAGCTACCCTGGCTTGTTATCCACAACCTTGCTCGACGAACAGATCTTCCCGGTGTGCGCGCCGAGCCTGTTGCGCGGACGGCCGCCGTTGCATGGCCCGGCAGACCTGTCGCACTTTCCGCTGTTGCACGACATTACGGCCTGGCGCGGCAGTTACGAGTACGCGGAGTGGGAGTTCTATCTCAACGCCATCGGCTTCGAAGGCGCGGACGTGCGGCGCGGGCACACGTTCAATCGCAATCACCTGACCATCGAAGCGGCGATTGCCGGCATGGGCGTGGCGATTGCGCGGCGAACGTTGTTGAACGATGAGCTGGAGCGCGGGACGTTGATTGTGCCGTTCGGGTTGGCGGTGCCCAATCACAAACGTTACGTGCTGCTGTATGCGCCGGGGGCGCTGAGCCATCCGGGCGTGCGCGCTGTGCATGACTGGCTGGTAGAGGAGGCAGGAGTTTTTCGCAGCCTGCACCCACTGGCGGAGCGGCAGATGTGA
- a CDS encoding HPF/RaiA family ribosome-associated protein, with protein MQIQVNSDNHIQSSIRLEEWVRTTIESTLERYEEDLTRVEVHLRDENGDKPGPHDLRCQLEARPKGHQPISVTHKAENLELAIDGAAEKLEHALEHLFGKLRGKPRAAVVPFERRAADALLEDEFLENEQAAQNG; from the coding sequence ATGCAAATCCAAGTCAACAGCGATAACCATATTCAAAGCAGCATCCGACTGGAGGAGTGGGTACGTACTACCATTGAGAGCACGCTCGAACGTTATGAAGAGGACCTGACACGCGTCGAGGTCCATCTGCGGGACGAGAACGGCGACAAGCCCGGTCCCCATGATTTGCGCTGCCAGCTGGAAGCGCGGCCAAAAGGCCACCAACCGATTTCTGTCACCCATAAAGCCGAAAACCTGGAACTGGCGATCGACGGTGCGGCTGAAAAACTCGAACATGCACTGGAACATCTGTTTGGCAAACTGCGGGGCAAACCACGTGCCGCTGTGGTGCCGTTCGAGAGGCGTGCAGCCGATGCGCTGCTGGAAGACGAGTTTCTCGAGAACGAACAGGCTGCACAAAACGGCTGA
- the fecA gene encoding TonB-dependent Fe(3+) dicitrate receptor FecA gives MHPTRLTPLARTLRQLLLGASLSFGALPLVHADDAKPYHIAPSSLENALNQFGREAGVLISFGSQVTSGVQSRGLEGNYTAEQGLNALLEGTGLQARAEGNNAFSLQPVGNAALELDTSKVVGDWLGDAQQINVFEHPGARDVIRREEFERQGATQARDVLNRIPGVNAPDNNGTGSHDMALNFGIRGLNPRLASRSTVLMDGIPVPFAPYGQPQLSFAPISMGNMDAVDVVRGGGAVRYGPQNVGGVVNFVTRAIPDEPTVKGGFQTETSPSSSHDGFKTTGNLLAGGTGDNGLGGALLYSGTRGGDWREHSDTEIDDLILKGKYQLDDANSFNAMAQYYEGKADMPGGLNVADYDADPYQSTRPKDQFWGRRTMFNFGYRYQEDRREFTANTFFTKTLRSGYLDQGTFLSLSPREYWVRGLETRFAQGFDVGPTSHEVGVGYRYINEAGHELRYRTPIASNEYPTTNSRNDRDTRGGTEANAFFVDDRIDIGKWTVTPGIRYEMIESQQTNNLTNEKYKGDYNTALPALNVLYHLTDSWNLYANTEGSFGSVQYSQMPNRVTSGEVKPEKARTWELGTRYDNGALRAEIGAFLINFDNQYESNQTNDSVIARGETRHQGIETSVHYALDDVSPALAGFDVYATYAYVDATIREDGPNKGNRVPFSSKHKGTVGVGYTEGAWKLNLDSSYQSDQFADNANTSKESADGSTGTIPGYMLFSSRAAYDFGPKLSDLNVAVGVKNIFNHQYFTRSFDDNNKGKYVGEPRTVYVQTSVAF, from the coding sequence ATGCACCCCACCCGCCTCACCCCGCTGGCCCGCACCTTGCGCCAACTCTTGCTGGGCGCCAGCCTGAGCTTCGGCGCGTTGCCACTCGTCCACGCAGACGATGCCAAGCCGTACCACATCGCGCCATCGTCGTTGGAAAACGCCCTCAACCAGTTCGGCCGTGAAGCCGGCGTGTTGATTTCGTTTGGTTCGCAAGTCACCAGCGGTGTGCAGAGTCGTGGCCTGGAGGGCAACTACACCGCCGAACAGGGCTTGAACGCCTTGCTCGAAGGCACCGGCCTGCAAGCCCGCGCCGAAGGCAACAACGCGTTCAGCCTGCAACCGGTGGGCAATGCTGCGCTGGAGCTGGACACATCGAAAGTGGTCGGCGACTGGCTCGGCGATGCGCAGCAAATCAACGTCTTCGAGCATCCCGGCGCGCGTGACGTGATCCGTCGCGAGGAGTTCGAACGCCAGGGCGCAACCCAGGCCAGGGACGTGCTCAACCGCATCCCCGGGGTCAACGCGCCGGACAACAACGGCACTGGCAGCCACGACATGGCGCTGAACTTCGGCATTCGTGGTCTCAATCCGCGCCTGGCATCGCGCTCGACGGTGTTGATGGATGGCATCCCGGTGCCCTTCGCGCCTTACGGTCAGCCACAGTTGTCGTTCGCGCCGATCAGCATGGGCAACATGGACGCGGTCGACGTGGTGCGCGGCGGCGGCGCGGTGCGTTACGGCCCGCAAAACGTCGGCGGCGTGGTCAATTTCGTGACCCGCGCGATTCCCGACGAGCCTACGGTGAAAGGCGGTTTCCAGACCGAAACCAGCCCCTCCTCCAGCCACGACGGTTTCAAGACCACCGGCAACCTGCTGGCCGGCGGCACTGGCGACAATGGCCTGGGCGGCGCGTTGTTGTATTCCGGCACACGCGGTGGCGACTGGCGTGAACACAGCGACACCGAGATCGATGACCTGATTCTCAAAGGCAAATACCAGCTCGACGACGCCAACAGCTTCAACGCCATGGCCCAGTATTACGAAGGCAAGGCCGACATGCCCGGTGGCCTGAACGTCGCCGATTATGATGCCGATCCGTACCAGTCGACCCGCCCGAAAGATCAGTTCTGGGGCCGCCGGACGATGTTCAATTTCGGCTATCGCTATCAGGAAGATCGCCGCGAATTCACCGCTAACACCTTCTTCACCAAAACCCTGCGCAGCGGCTATCTGGATCAGGGCACGTTCCTGTCGCTGTCACCGCGCGAGTACTGGGTACGTGGTCTGGAAACCCGCTTCGCCCAAGGCTTTGATGTTGGCCCGACCAGCCATGAAGTCGGTGTCGGCTATCGCTACATCAACGAAGCTGGCCACGAACTGCGCTATCGCACGCCGATTGCCAGTAACGAGTATCCGACCACCAACAGCCGCAACGACCGCGATACCCGTGGCGGCACCGAGGCCAACGCGTTCTTCGTCGATGACCGGATCGACATCGGCAAATGGACAGTGACGCCGGGCATCCGCTACGAAATGATCGAATCGCAACAGACCAACAACCTGACGAACGAGAAGTACAAGGGCGACTACAACACCGCCCTGCCCGCGCTGAACGTGCTCTATCACCTGACCGACAGCTGGAACCTCTACGCCAACACCGAAGGCTCGTTCGGCAGCGTGCAATACAGCCAGATGCCAAACCGCGTGACCAGCGGCGAAGTCAAACCGGAAAAGGCGCGCACCTGGGAACTGGGCACCCGCTACGACAACGGTGCGTTACGCGCGGAAATCGGCGCGTTCCTGATCAACTTCGACAATCAGTACGAAAGTAATCAGACCAACGATTCGGTGATCGCCCGGGGCGAGACTCGCCATCAGGGCATCGAAACCAGCGTCCACTACGCACTCGATGATGTGAGCCCGGCACTGGCCGGTTTCGATGTCTACGCCACGTACGCCTATGTGGACGCGACCATCCGCGAAGACGGGCCGAACAAGGGCAATCGTGTGCCGTTCTCCTCGAAGCACAAGGGCACCGTGGGCGTCGGTTACACCGAAGGTGCGTGGAAGTTGAACCTGGACAGCAGCTATCAGAGCGACCAGTTTGCCGACAACGCCAATACGTCGAAAGAAAGTGCCGACGGCAGCACGGGCACGATTCCTGGCTACATGCTGTTCAGCAGCCGCGCGGCGTATGACTTCGGGCCGAAGTTGTCGGATTTGAATGTGGCGGTGGGGGTGAAAAACATCTTCAACCACCAGTACTTCACACGCTCGTTCGATGACAACAACAAGGGCAAGTACGTCGGGGAACCGCGGACGGTGTATGTGCAGACGTCGGTGGCGTTCTGA